From a single Streptomyces misionensis genomic region:
- a CDS encoding 3-hydroxyacyl-CoA dehydrogenase family protein, whose amino-acid sequence MATPLSHTPPSALTKVAVVGLGTMGTGITEVLVKAGREVVGIDVGEAQAARALAALEASTARAVERGRLTGAERADALARVRVTTDLTAAADADLVIEVAPESYEIKHQIFRELDGIVRPETILATGTNALSVTRLAADSARPERVLGLHFFNPAPAMKLVEIVSSVLTAPQVVAAVTDLALELGKEPVAVGDRPGFVADGLLFGYLNQAAAMYEARYASREDIDAAMRLGCGLPMGPLALLDLIGVDTARTVLEAMYAESHDRLHAPAPILKQLSEAGLTGRKSGRGFYTYEAPGSATVVPDALTPAAGGARAEGREVRSVGVAGSGTMASGIAEVFAKAGYGVVLAARSEEKAQAAKARIGTSLARSVDKGRLTAEAAAETLDRITPAGSYDAFADVDLAVEAVAEDLEVKRQLFQTLDKVCKPGAVLATTTSSLPVVACARATSRPQDVIGMHFFNPAPAMKLVEVVRTVLTADDVHATVREVCAKIRKHPVDCGDRAGFIVNALLFPYLNNAIKMVQEHYASLDDIDAAMRLGGGYPMGPFELLDVVGLDVSLAIEKVLHREFRDPGLAPAPLLEHLVAAGCLGRKTGRGFREYARR is encoded by the coding sequence ATGGCCACTCCCCTGTCCCACACCCCTCCCTCCGCGCTCACGAAGGTCGCCGTCGTCGGCCTCGGCACCATGGGCACCGGCATCACCGAGGTCCTGGTGAAGGCCGGCCGCGAGGTGGTCGGCATCGACGTCGGCGAGGCCCAGGCCGCGCGGGCGCTGGCCGCCCTGGAGGCCTCGACCGCCCGCGCGGTGGAGCGCGGCCGGCTCACCGGGGCCGAGCGCGCCGACGCGCTGGCCCGGGTGCGCGTCACCACCGACCTGACCGCCGCGGCCGACGCCGACCTGGTGATCGAGGTGGCCCCGGAGTCGTACGAGATCAAGCACCAGATCTTCCGCGAACTGGACGGCATCGTCCGCCCGGAGACCATCCTCGCCACCGGCACCAACGCGCTGTCCGTGACCCGGCTGGCCGCCGACTCGGCCCGTCCCGAGCGCGTGCTCGGGCTGCACTTCTTCAACCCGGCCCCCGCGATGAAGCTGGTGGAGATCGTCTCCTCGGTGCTGACCGCGCCGCAGGTCGTCGCCGCCGTCACGGACCTCGCCCTCGAACTGGGCAAGGAGCCGGTCGCGGTCGGCGACCGGCCCGGCTTCGTCGCGGACGGCCTGCTGTTCGGCTACCTCAACCAGGCGGCCGCGATGTACGAGGCCCGCTACGCCTCCCGGGAGGACATCGACGCGGCGATGCGGCTGGGCTGCGGCCTGCCGATGGGCCCGCTCGCGCTGCTCGACCTGATCGGCGTGGACACCGCGCGGACCGTCCTGGAGGCCATGTACGCCGAGTCCCACGACCGGCTGCACGCCCCGGCCCCGATCCTCAAGCAGCTCAGCGAGGCGGGCCTGACCGGCCGCAAGTCCGGGCGCGGCTTCTACACCTACGAGGCGCCGGGCAGCGCCACCGTGGTGCCGGACGCCCTGACCCCGGCGGCCGGCGGCGCCCGCGCCGAGGGCCGCGAGGTCCGCTCGGTCGGCGTCGCCGGCTCCGGCACCATGGCCTCCGGCATCGCCGAGGTGTTCGCCAAGGCGGGCTACGGCGTCGTCCTGGCCGCGCGCAGCGAGGAGAAGGCCCAGGCGGCCAAGGCCCGGATCGGCACGTCGCTGGCCCGGTCGGTGGACAAGGGCCGGCTGACCGCCGAGGCCGCCGCCGAGACCCTGGACCGGATCACCCCGGCCGGCTCCTACGACGCCTTCGCGGACGTCGACCTGGCCGTCGAGGCCGTCGCCGAGGACCTGGAGGTCAAGCGGCAGCTGTTCCAGACCCTGGACAAGGTCTGCAAGCCCGGCGCGGTGCTCGCCACCACGACCTCCTCGCTGCCCGTCGTCGCCTGCGCCCGCGCCACCTCGCGCCCGCAGGACGTGATCGGCATGCACTTTTTCAACCCGGCCCCGGCCATGAAGCTGGTCGAGGTGGTGCGGACGGTGCTGACCGCCGACGACGTGCACGCCACCGTCCGCGAGGTCTGCGCGAAGATCCGCAAGCACCCGGTGGACTGCGGCGACCGGGCCGGGTTCATCGTCAACGCGCTGCTGTTCCCGTATCTGAACAACGCGATCAAGATGGTGCAGGAGCACTACGCGTCGCTGGACGACATCGACGCGGCCATGCGGCTGGGCGGCGGCTACCCGATGGGTCCGTTCGAACTCCTCGACGTGGTCGGCCTGGACGTCTCGCTGGCCATCGAGAAGGTGCTGCACCGCGAGTTCCGGGACCCCGGGCTCGCCCCGGCCCCGCTCCTGGAGCACCTGGTGGCCGCCGGCTGCCTGGGCCGCAAGACGGGCCGCGGCTTCCGCGAGTATGCCCGCCGCTGA
- a CDS encoding TetR family transcriptional regulator, giving the protein MSQPAKSSRTPATPDAPESAAGSRAAAQRLKMRRELAAAAMELFATKGYEATTVDEIAAAAGVARRTFFRHFRSKEEAIFPDHDDTLVRAEAVLNAAPAHEHPLDTVCRGIKEVMRMYAAQPEISVARYRLTREVPTLREAEIASVARYERLFTRYLLGHFDERAHADDANDDPLLAEVAASAVVTAHNHVLRRWLRADGQGDVEAQLDHAFAIVRRTFGTGIGAGRGTTARPAASAPAAVSAHGEVLVTVARTDAPLDEVMRTIEEALKER; this is encoded by the coding sequence ATGTCCCAGCCCGCCAAGTCCTCACGTACACCAGCTACGCCCGACGCGCCGGAGAGTGCCGCAGGCAGCCGCGCCGCCGCCCAGCGGCTCAAGATGCGCCGGGAACTGGCGGCCGCAGCGATGGAGCTGTTCGCGACCAAGGGGTACGAGGCCACCACCGTCGACGAGATCGCGGCGGCGGCCGGCGTCGCCCGCCGTACCTTCTTCCGCCACTTCCGCTCCAAGGAGGAGGCGATCTTCCCGGACCACGACGACACCCTGGTCCGCGCCGAGGCGGTGCTCAACGCCGCCCCGGCGCACGAGCACCCGCTCGACACGGTGTGCCGTGGCATCAAGGAAGTCATGCGGATGTACGCGGCGCAGCCGGAGATCTCGGTGGCCCGCTACCGGCTGACCCGCGAGGTGCCCACCCTGCGCGAGGCCGAGATCGCCTCGGTGGCCCGCTACGAGCGCCTGTTCACCCGTTATCTGCTCGGCCACTTCGACGAGCGCGCGCACGCCGACGACGCCAACGACGACCCGTTGCTGGCCGAGGTCGCCGCCTCCGCGGTCGTCACCGCCCACAACCACGTGCTGCGGCGCTGGCTGCGGGCGGACGGCCAGGGCGACGTGGAGGCGCAGCTGGACCACGCCTTCGCGATCGTCCGCCGGACCTTCGGCACCGGCATCGGCGCGGGGCGCGGCACGACCGCCCGGCCGGCCGCGAGCGCCCCGGCGGCCGTCTCGGCGCACGGCGAGGTGCTCGTCACCGTCGCCCGCACCGACGCACCGCTGGACGAGGTCATGCGCACCATCGAGGAGGCGCTGAAGGAGCGCTGA
- a CDS encoding alpha/beta hydrolase, with the protein MRRRAAVLCAAAAVLAGSVTGVPARAAAPARLDWKKCGTGDYPTLQCASLQVPLDHADPDGRRITLALSRVPHTAKTSEGPLLVNPGGPGGSGLTLAGFVAAALPKDVAARYDVVGFDPRGVGHSSPALNCAPGHFDPVRPDSVPATPALEQANLERARSFAADCSRHYADVLPHMDTVSAAQDMDIIRAALGAPRLSYFGYSYGTYLGAVYAKLHPERIRRLVLDSIVDPTGVWYDDNIGQEHAFDDRHRALMAWIAKYDATYRLGKDPAKVEAQWYAMRAALAKRPAGGRVGAAELEDTFIPGGYYDGYWPYLAEAFAAYVHDKDTGPLVEAYDEFAGVDGSGDNGYSVYTAVQCGDTAWPHDWARWRRDARAVYAKSPFMAWNNTWYNAPCAFWPTGRTGHPDVANTRLPSSLLFQATDDAATPYAGGVAAHRLLAGSSLVVEQGGGNHGITLSGNACLDRYLSAYLADGTVPRGSGTADAVCARSPEPEPPAAKAASTSSRGSILHGLLGFRR; encoded by the coding sequence ATGAGAAGACGCGCAGCCGTGCTGTGCGCGGCCGCCGCCGTGCTGGCGGGCTCCGTCACCGGCGTGCCCGCGCGGGCCGCCGCGCCCGCGCGGCTCGACTGGAAGAAGTGCGGCACCGGCGACTACCCGACGCTCCAGTGCGCCTCGCTCCAGGTGCCGCTGGACCACGCGGACCCGGACGGCCGGCGGATCACGCTCGCGCTGTCCCGCGTGCCGCACACCGCCAAGACCTCCGAGGGCCCGCTGCTGGTCAACCCCGGCGGCCCCGGCGGCAGCGGGCTCACGCTCGCCGGGTTCGTGGCCGCGGCGCTGCCCAAGGACGTGGCGGCGCGCTACGACGTCGTCGGCTTCGACCCGCGCGGGGTCGGCCACAGCAGCCCGGCCCTCAACTGCGCGCCCGGCCACTTCGATCCGGTGCGCCCCGACAGCGTGCCCGCCACGCCCGCGCTGGAGCAGGCGAACCTGGAGCGCGCCCGGTCCTTCGCCGCCGACTGCTCCCGGCACTACGCCGATGTGCTGCCGCACATGGACACGGTCAGCGCCGCGCAGGACATGGACATCATCCGCGCGGCCCTCGGCGCGCCCCGCCTGAGCTACTTCGGCTACTCGTACGGCACCTATCTGGGCGCGGTCTACGCCAAGCTGCACCCCGAGCGGATCCGCAGGCTGGTGCTGGACTCGATCGTGGACCCGACCGGCGTCTGGTACGACGACAACATCGGCCAGGAACACGCCTTCGACGACCGGCACCGGGCGCTGATGGCCTGGATCGCGAAGTACGACGCGACGTACCGGCTCGGCAAGGACCCCGCGAAGGTCGAGGCGCAGTGGTACGCGATGCGGGCCGCGCTGGCGAAGCGGCCGGCCGGCGGCCGGGTGGGCGCCGCCGAACTGGAGGACACGTTCATCCCGGGCGGCTACTACGACGGCTACTGGCCCTACCTCGCCGAGGCGTTCGCGGCCTATGTGCACGACAAGGACACCGGGCCGCTGGTGGAGGCGTACGACGAGTTCGCCGGTGTGGACGGCTCCGGCGACAACGGCTACAGCGTCTACACGGCCGTGCAGTGCGGGGACACCGCCTGGCCGCACGACTGGGCACGCTGGCGCCGGGACGCCCGGGCGGTGTACGCGAAGTCGCCCTTCATGGCATGGAACAACACCTGGTACAACGCGCCGTGCGCGTTCTGGCCGACCGGCCGGACGGGGCACCCGGACGTCGCCAACACCCGGCTGCCGTCCTCGCTGCTGTTCCAGGCGACGGACGACGCGGCCACCCCGTACGCCGGGGGCGTCGCGGCCCACCGGCTGCTGGCGGGTTCCAGCCTGGTGGTCGAGCAGGGCGGCGGCAACCACGGCATCACACTGAGCGGCAACGCCTGCCTGGACCGCTATCTGTCGGCGTACCTGGCCGACGGCACGGTGCCGCGCGGCAGCGGCACGGCCGACGCGGTGTGCGCCAGGTCCCCGGAGCCCGAGCCGCCGGCGGCGAAGGCGGCCTCGACGTCCTCGCGCGGCTCGATCCTGCACGGCCTGCTGGGCTTCCGCCGCTGA
- a CDS encoding YihY/virulence factor BrkB family protein, with the protein MNEPRIPGQTDQHGGVPRAPKPAWGAVFKGSLREFRKDQLTDRAAALTYYGMLALFPALLVLVSLLGITGRSTTDRLLADIRQLAPGSARDVLTRSVEQLQNSAGTGSVLAVVGIVVALWSASGYVAAFIRAANAVYDMPEGRPVWRLLPVRVGVTAALLVLAVLSAVIVVFSGPLARRTGQALGIGDTALTAWSIAKWPVLVILVVVMIAILYWACPNAKVRGFRWITPGSVLALVIWMAASAGFAVYVANFASYNKTYGTMAGIVVFLVWLWISNLALLLGLEFDAETVRQRAVAGGGHPVRGRPVVEPRSTTMWDEQDVRRTRDV; encoded by the coding sequence ATGAACGAACCTCGCATTCCGGGGCAAACGGATCAGCACGGCGGCGTGCCGCGGGCGCCGAAGCCCGCGTGGGGGGCGGTGTTCAAAGGCAGCCTGCGGGAGTTCCGGAAGGACCAGCTGACCGACCGGGCCGCGGCACTGACCTACTACGGCATGCTCGCCCTGTTCCCGGCGCTGCTGGTACTCGTGTCCCTGCTGGGGATCACCGGCCGCTCGACCACCGACCGGCTGCTGGCCGACATCAGACAGCTGGCGCCCGGCTCGGCGCGGGACGTGCTGACCCGGTCCGTGGAGCAGTTGCAGAACAGTGCCGGTACGGGCTCGGTCCTGGCCGTGGTGGGCATCGTCGTGGCGCTGTGGTCGGCGTCCGGGTACGTGGCGGCCTTCATCCGCGCCGCGAACGCCGTCTACGACATGCCGGAGGGGCGTCCGGTGTGGCGACTGCTGCCGGTGCGGGTCGGGGTCACGGCGGCGCTGCTGGTGCTGGCCGTGCTCAGCGCGGTCATCGTCGTCTTCAGCGGCCCGCTGGCCCGGCGCACCGGACAGGCGCTCGGCATCGGGGACACGGCGCTGACCGCGTGGTCGATCGCCAAGTGGCCGGTGCTGGTGATCCTGGTGGTCGTGATGATCGCGATCCTGTACTGGGCGTGCCCCAACGCCAAGGTCCGGGGCTTTCGGTGGATCACTCCGGGCAGCGTGCTCGCCCTGGTGATCTGGATGGCCGCCTCCGCGGGATTCGCGGTCTACGTGGCGAACTTCGCGTCGTACAACAAGACCTACGGCACCATGGCGGGCATCGTCGTCTTCCTGGTGTGGCTGTGGATCAGCAATCTGGCGCTCCTGCTGGGCCTGGAGTTCGACGCGGAGACCGTGCGGCAGCGGGCCGTCGCCGGCGGCGGTCACCCCGTCCGCGGCAGGCCCGTGGTCGAGCCGCGCTCCACCACCATGTGGGACGAGCAGGACGTACGCCGGACGAGGGACGTCTGA
- a CDS encoding RidA family protein, whose product MTERITAPAGVAPAAQYSHVVSATGRLVAVSGQLALDEDGALVGPGDPAAQARQVFENLRRCLAAAGAGFEHVVKLTYFVTDMAHMPQIRAARAAHIPDDRLPAASAVRVAGLVAPEFLMEIEALAVVPEPADG is encoded by the coding sequence ATGACCGAACGGATCACCGCCCCCGCCGGCGTCGCACCCGCCGCGCAGTACAGCCATGTCGTCTCGGCGACCGGCCGGCTCGTCGCCGTCTCCGGCCAGCTGGCCCTGGACGAGGACGGCGCCCTGGTGGGCCCCGGCGACCCCGCGGCCCAGGCCCGCCAGGTGTTCGAGAACCTCCGGCGCTGCCTGGCCGCGGCGGGGGCCGGGTTCGAGCACGTGGTGAAGCTGACGTACTTCGTCACCGACATGGCCCACATGCCGCAGATCCGTGCGGCCCGCGCCGCGCACATACCCGACGACCGGCTGCCGGCCGCCTCGGCCGTGCGGGTCGCGGGGCTGGTGGCCCCGGAGTTCCTGATGGAGATCGAGGCCCTGGCGGTGGTGCCGGAACCCGCCGACGGGTGA
- the ccrA gene encoding crotonyl-CoA carboxylase/reductase — protein MTVKDILDAIQSKDATPADFAALQLPESYRAITVHKDETEMFAGLETRDKDPRKSIHLDDVPVPELGPGEALVAVMASSVNYNSVWTSIFEPLSTFGFLERYGRTNELAKRHDLPYHIIGSDLAGVVLRTGPGVNAWKPGDEVVAHCLSVELESSDGHNDTMLDPEQRIWGFETNFGGLAEIALVKSNQLMPKPAHLSWEEAAAPGLVNSTAYRQLVSRNGAGMKQGDNVLIWGASGGLGSYATQFALAGGANPICVVSSEQKADICRSMGAESIIDRNAEGYKFWKDEQTQDPKEWKRFGKRIRELTGGEDIDIVFEHPGRETFGASVFVTRKGGTITTCASTSGYMHEYDNRYLWMSLKRIIGSHFANYREAWEANRLIAKGRIHPTLSKVYSLEDTGQAAYDVHRNLHQGKVGVLCLAPEEGLGVRDEEMRAKHIDAINRFRNV, from the coding sequence GTGACCGTGAAGGACATCCTGGACGCGATCCAGTCGAAGGACGCGACGCCCGCGGACTTCGCCGCCCTGCAACTCCCCGAGTCGTACCGGGCGATCACCGTCCACAAGGACGAGACGGAGATGTTCGCGGGCCTCGAGACCCGCGACAAGGACCCGCGCAAGTCGATCCACCTGGACGACGTCCCCGTGCCCGAACTCGGGCCGGGCGAGGCCCTGGTGGCCGTCATGGCCTCCTCGGTCAACTACAACTCCGTGTGGACCTCGATCTTCGAGCCGCTGTCCACGTTCGGGTTCCTGGAGCGCTACGGCCGCACCAACGAGCTGGCCAAGCGCCACGACCTGCCGTACCACATCATCGGCTCCGACCTCGCGGGCGTCGTCCTGCGCACCGGCCCCGGTGTCAACGCCTGGAAGCCCGGTGACGAGGTCGTCGCCCACTGCCTCTCGGTGGAGCTGGAGTCCTCCGACGGGCACAACGACACGATGCTCGACCCGGAGCAGCGCATCTGGGGCTTCGAGACCAACTTCGGCGGCCTCGCCGAGATCGCGCTCGTCAAGTCCAACCAGCTGATGCCCAAGCCCGCGCACCTGTCGTGGGAGGAGGCGGCGGCCCCGGGCCTGGTGAACTCCACCGCCTACCGGCAGCTCGTCTCCCGCAACGGCGCCGGCATGAAGCAGGGCGACAACGTCCTGATCTGGGGCGCGAGCGGCGGCCTCGGCTCCTACGCCACCCAGTTCGCCCTCGCCGGCGGCGCCAACCCGATCTGCGTCGTCTCCAGCGAGCAGAAGGCGGACATCTGCCGGTCGATGGGCGCCGAGTCGATCATCGACCGCAACGCCGAGGGCTACAAGTTCTGGAAGGACGAGCAGACCCAGGACCCCAAGGAGTGGAAGCGCTTCGGCAAGCGCATCCGCGAACTCACCGGCGGCGAGGACATCGACATCGTCTTCGAGCACCCGGGCCGCGAGACCTTCGGCGCCTCGGTCTTCGTCACCCGCAAGGGCGGCACCATCACCACCTGCGCCTCGACGTCGGGCTACATGCACGAGTACGACAACCGCTACCTGTGGATGTCGCTGAAGCGGATCATCGGCTCGCACTTCGCCAACTACCGCGAGGCATGGGAGGCCAACCGGCTCATCGCCAAGGGCAGGATCCACCCGACCCTGTCGAAGGTGTACTCCCTGGAGGACACCGGCCAGGCCGCCTACGACGTCCACCGCAATCTGCACCAGGGCAAGGTCGGCGTGCTCTGCCTCGCCCCCGAGGAAGGCCTCGGCGTGCGCGACGAGGAGATGCGCGCCAAGCACATCGACGCCATCAACCGCTTCCGCAACGTCTGA
- a CDS encoding Rv2578c family radical SAM protein, which produces MRWDNLNVEHGRAADTALFGADAVTTRTFDTPEFRGITFHEVRARSVLNRVPGASRMPFEWTVNPYRGCSHACVYCFARKTHGYLDLDTGIGFDTQIVVKVNAPEVLRRQLGSGRWHGDHVAMGTNVDCYQRAEGRYRLMPGIISALTEHANPFSILTKGTLILRDLDLLVRAARVTDVGISVSVGFLDPALWRTVEPGTPAPERRLDVVRTLGEHGIGCGVLMAPVIPFLSDHPEQLRTTVKAIADAGATSVTPLVLHLRPGAREWFTAWLGEHHPHLVRRYERMYAGGSYAPTWYQRRITRQVHELAREYGIGPTRAGAARRIRPAGPAPRPEPTQLTLM; this is translated from the coding sequence ATGCGCTGGGACAACCTCAACGTCGAGCACGGCCGGGCGGCCGACACCGCGCTGTTCGGCGCGGACGCCGTCACCACCCGTACGTTCGACACGCCCGAGTTCCGCGGGATCACCTTCCACGAGGTCCGGGCGCGCTCGGTGCTCAACCGGGTGCCGGGCGCCTCGCGGATGCCGTTCGAATGGACGGTGAACCCCTACCGGGGCTGCTCCCACGCGTGCGTGTACTGCTTCGCCCGCAAGACGCACGGCTATCTGGACCTGGACACCGGCATCGGGTTCGACACGCAGATCGTGGTCAAGGTGAACGCCCCGGAGGTGCTGCGCCGCCAGCTGGGTTCCGGGCGCTGGCACGGCGACCACGTGGCGATGGGCACGAACGTCGACTGCTACCAGCGCGCCGAGGGCCGCTACCGCCTGATGCCGGGCATCATCTCCGCCCTCACCGAGCACGCGAACCCCTTCTCGATCCTGACCAAGGGCACGCTCATCCTGCGCGACCTGGATCTGCTGGTGCGGGCGGCGCGGGTGACGGACGTGGGCATCTCGGTCTCGGTCGGCTTCCTGGACCCCGCCCTGTGGCGCACGGTGGAGCCGGGCACACCGGCGCCCGAGCGGCGGCTGGACGTCGTGCGCACCCTCGGCGAGCACGGCATCGGCTGCGGGGTGCTGATGGCGCCGGTGATCCCGTTCCTCAGCGACCACCCGGAGCAGCTGCGGACGACGGTGAAGGCCATCGCGGACGCCGGGGCCACCTCGGTGACGCCGCTGGTGCTGCATCTGCGGCCGGGGGCGCGCGAGTGGTTCACGGCCTGGCTGGGCGAGCACCACCCGCACCTGGTGCGCCGCTACGAGCGGATGTACGCGGGCGGGTCCTACGCGCCCACCTGGTACCAGCGCCGGATCACCCGTCAGGTGCACGAGCTGGCGCGGGAGTACGGCATCGGGCCCACCCGCGCGGGCGCGGCCCGCCGGATCCGCCCGGCCGGGCCCGCGCCACGGCCCGAGCCGACCCAGCTGACCCTCATGTGA
- a CDS encoding protein meaA has protein sequence MTERQPSDTRREKDRPWLMRTYAGHSTAEASNELYRRNLAKGQTGLSVAFDLPTQTGYDPDHILARGEVGRVGVPVSHLGDMRRLFQDIPLEQMNTSMTINATAMWLLALYQVVAEEQGADITKLQGTTQNDIVKEYLSRGTHVFPPGPSLRLTTDMIAYTVSHIPKWNPINICSYHLQEAGATPVQEIAYAMSTAIAVLDAVRDGGQVPQERMGDVVARISFFVNAGVRFVEEMCKMRAFGRIWDKVTRERYGIENPKQRRFRYGVQVNSLGLTEAQPENNVQRIVLEMLAVTLSKDARARAVQLPAWNEALGLPRPWDQQWSLRIQQVLAYESDLLEYEDIFEGSKVIEAKVDQLVADALAEMDRIQEMGGAMAAVESGYLKSQLVASHAERRARIESGEEKIVGVNAFEGTEPNPLTADLDTAIQTVDPAVEARVVASLRHWRDTRYQPPFNHPRPCKALERLKEAARGTENLMEATLECARAGVTTGEWAGALREVFGEYRAPTGVSSAPVAVPAQAGSALAEVRAKVDATARDLGVGKLRFLVGKPGLDGHSNGAEQIAVRARDAGFEVVYQGIRLTPEQIVDAALAEDVHAVGLSILSGSHAQLVPDVLRRLRVAGATDIPVIAGGIIPNGDAEQLKEAGVAAVFTPKDFDITGIIGRIVDEIRTANKLDPLEVPA, from the coding sequence ATGACAGAGCGTCAGCCTTCGGACACCCGGAGGGAAAAGGACCGTCCGTGGCTCATGCGGACCTACGCCGGTCACTCCACGGCCGAGGCGTCCAACGAGCTGTACCGGCGCAACCTCGCCAAGGGCCAGACCGGTCTGTCGGTGGCGTTCGACCTGCCGACGCAGACCGGCTACGACCCCGACCACATCCTCGCCCGCGGCGAGGTGGGCCGGGTCGGCGTGCCGGTCTCGCACCTCGGTGACATGCGCCGGCTGTTCCAGGACATCCCCCTGGAGCAGATGAACACCTCGATGACGATCAACGCCACCGCCATGTGGCTGCTGGCGCTCTACCAGGTCGTCGCCGAGGAGCAGGGCGCGGACATCACCAAGCTCCAGGGCACGACCCAGAACGACATCGTCAAGGAGTACCTGTCCCGCGGCACCCACGTCTTCCCGCCGGGACCCTCGCTCCGTCTGACGACGGACATGATCGCGTACACGGTCTCCCACATCCCGAAGTGGAACCCGATCAACATCTGCAGCTACCACTTGCAGGAGGCCGGGGCCACGCCGGTGCAGGAGATCGCGTACGCGATGTCCACCGCGATCGCCGTGCTGGACGCCGTGCGCGACGGCGGCCAGGTGCCGCAGGAGCGCATGGGCGACGTGGTCGCCCGGATCTCCTTCTTCGTGAACGCGGGCGTGCGCTTCGTCGAGGAGATGTGCAAGATGCGGGCGTTCGGCCGCATCTGGGACAAGGTCACCCGCGAGCGCTACGGCATCGAGAACCCGAAGCAGCGCCGGTTCCGCTACGGCGTCCAGGTCAACTCCCTGGGGCTGACCGAGGCGCAGCCGGAGAACAACGTCCAGCGGATCGTCCTGGAGATGCTGGCGGTGACCCTGTCCAAGGACGCCCGCGCACGGGCCGTCCAGCTCCCGGCCTGGAACGAGGCGCTGGGCCTGCCCCGCCCCTGGGACCAGCAGTGGTCGCTGCGCATCCAGCAGGTGCTCGCCTACGAGAGCGACCTGCTGGAGTACGAGGACATCTTCGAGGGCTCGAAGGTGATCGAGGCCAAGGTGGACCAGCTGGTCGCCGACGCCCTCGCGGAGATGGACCGGATCCAGGAGATGGGCGGCGCTATGGCCGCCGTCGAGTCCGGCTATCTGAAGTCGCAGCTGGTCGCCTCGCACGCCGAGCGGCGGGCCCGGATCGAGTCCGGCGAGGAGAAGATCGTCGGCGTCAACGCCTTCGAGGGCACCGAGCCCAACCCGCTCACCGCCGATCTGGACACCGCGATCCAGACGGTGGACCCGGCGGTCGAGGCCCGCGTCGTCGCCTCGCTGCGGCACTGGCGGGACACCCGCTACCAGCCGCCCTTCAACCATCCGCGCCCCTGCAAGGCGCTGGAGCGGCTGAAGGAGGCGGCCCGCGGCACCGAGAACCTGATGGAGGCCACCCTGGAGTGCGCCCGCGCCGGGGTGACCACCGGCGAGTGGGCGGGGGCGCTGCGCGAGGTGTTCGGCGAGTACCGGGCCCCCACCGGGGTCTCCTCCGCGCCGGTGGCCGTCCCCGCACAGGCCGGCTCGGCGCTCGCCGAGGTCCGCGCCAAGGTGGACGCCACCGCCCGCGACCTGGGCGTCGGCAAGCTGCGCTTCCTGGTCGGCAAGCCGGGCCTGGACGGGCACTCCAACGGCGCCGAGCAGATCGCCGTCCGCGCCCGCGACGCCGGCTTCGAGGTGGTGTACCAGGGCATCCGGCTCACCCCGGAACAGATCGTGGACGCGGCCCTCGCGGAGGACGTGCACGCGGTCGGCCTGTCGATCCTGTCCGGCTCGCACGCCCAGCTGGTCCCGGACGTGCTGCGGCGCCTGCGTGTGGCCGGTGCCACAGATATACCGGTGATCGCAGGTGGCATCATCCCGAACGGTGACGCCGAGCAGCTGAAGGAAGCCGGAGTGGCCGCCGTCTTCACCCCGAAGGACTTCGACATCACCGGGATCATCGGCCGCATCGTCGACGAGATCCGCACCGCGAACAAGCTCGACCCCCTGGAGGTCCCCGCATGA
- a CDS encoding adenylosuccinate lyase, producing MDEESRSLTERLRQESGGTAAFDRLLATGDPDELAEVLTAPGQPLWARELAAFRLGRAGDRRAFESLVLLLNHRDPPRCAAAAHALARLGDPRTARAAAALATNELRVAYALHPVRLLVALRAPESVPALITTLERRLRPHDPYRRVALACVEGLGALGDGRARRVLTEALAHPALAEAAVHALARLPQEEPAG from the coding sequence GTGGACGAAGAGTCGCGATCGCTCACGGAACGCTTACGGCAGGAGTCGGGCGGCACGGCCGCCTTCGACCGGCTGCTCGCCACCGGGGACCCGGACGAGCTGGCGGAGGTGCTCACCGCGCCCGGACAGCCGCTGTGGGCGCGCGAGTTGGCCGCGTTCCGGCTCGGCCGGGCCGGCGACCGGCGCGCCTTCGAGTCCCTGGTGCTGCTGCTCAACCACCGCGACCCGCCGCGCTGCGCCGCCGCCGCACACGCCCTCGCCCGGCTCGGCGACCCGCGCACGGCCCGCGCGGCCGCCGCCCTCGCCACCAACGAACTCCGCGTCGCCTACGCCCTGCACCCGGTACGGCTCCTCGTCGCCCTGCGCGCCCCCGAGTCCGTGCCCGCACTGATCACCACCCTGGAGCGGCGGCTGCGCCCGCACGACCCCTACCGGCGGGTCGCCCTCGCCTGCGTGGAGGGCCTCGGAGCCCTCGGCGACGGACGCGCCCGGCGCGTCCTGACCGAGGCCCTCGCCCACCCCGCCCTCGCGGAGGCGGCGGTGCACGCACTGGCCCGGCTCCCGCAGGAGGAGCCGGCCGGCTGA